In a genomic window of Halomonas denitrificans:
- a CDS encoding sigma-70 family RNA polymerase sigma factor: MDPQDTPDAGLTALLNSDDPAPERMGAAFEHVYGELRRLAQHHLGRERSGHTLSATALVNEAFMKLAGQDRARWANRAQFFSVASTAMRRILVNHARDRCRLKRGGDAERIDLDSPAAEAGLIADDRCEEVLLVDELLGRLAAIDPRAAQVAECRYFAGYTSPETAEALGVSEATVKRAWRLARAWMAREVDAGAGAAGARSGPAPD, translated from the coding sequence GTGGATCCTCAAGACACTCCCGACGCGGGCCTGACGGCACTGCTGAATTCCGATGATCCCGCCCCGGAGCGCATGGGAGCGGCCTTCGAGCATGTCTACGGCGAACTGCGCCGGCTCGCCCAGCACCACCTCGGGCGAGAACGATCCGGCCACACGCTTTCGGCGACCGCACTGGTCAACGAGGCCTTCATGAAGCTGGCTGGACAGGATCGTGCGCGCTGGGCCAACCGGGCCCAGTTCTTCTCCGTGGCCAGCACAGCCATGCGGCGGATTCTCGTCAACCATGCGCGTGACCGTTGCCGCCTCAAGCGAGGCGGCGACGCCGAGCGGATCGATCTCGACAGCCCCGCGGCCGAGGCCGGACTGATCGCCGACGACCGCTGTGAAGAGGTGCTGCTGGTCGACGAACTGCTTGGCCGGCTCGCCGCGATCGACCCGCGCGCGGCCCAGGTCGCGGAATGCCGCTACTTTGCCGGCTACACGTCGCCGGAGACCGCCGAGGCGCTGGGCGTGAGCGAAGCCACGGTCAAGCGGGCCTGGCGGCTGGCTCGGGCCTGGATGGCGCGCGAAGTCGATGCCGGTGCAGGAGCCGCCGGCGCGCGCAGCGGCCCGGCGCCGGACTGA
- a CDS encoding serine/threonine-protein kinase — translation MDRRDTEGRGFDWNELSLEFDRLAEAAPAERAERLADLRADHPDLARELESLLDSLDRAPGFLERPALDLADADPLPASIGPYRVLERLGHGGMATVYRGRRDEAGLEQQVAIKVVRTRPGDTALLDRFAQEARVLSRLDHPGIARPLDAGMLDPETAWLAMDYVDGQPVDRYCEAHGIDREARIELLIRICEAVQFAHRNLVVHRDIKPANVLVDRDGRPRLVDFGIARILGADEDVRLTRTGELALTPQYASPEQFAGEPVTTATDVYALGALAYELLCGRPPLACDGMNLAALLEQVRGTLPERPSQAAGDASMRGDLDAILMMALRKEPERRYASAGDLAADLRRHLRGEPVLAHPDRVGYRVGKFLRRYRTGVAASLLFVIALAALAAVATGQAWRAQQARADAERETERAVQVLAFFQDMLQSADPSIAQGESPTVRQLLERTAAELDDADLPPLARATVEETVASTLLSLGEPDAGLPLARAASNRLAAALGELHPRTLAARHAEARFHLYLADYDAAIDLLEPTFTRRMQVLGRSMDTMSTLHNLSYAYAGAGQIERALELDRVQLEIVESISGPGSPEALTTMLSIGHGLFELGRLDEARDVFERVHDGQRAHLGDRHPTTLSALHNLATVTRRLGEIERAEAMYADLVELRMDVLGERHAQTLNTMNNLGELYLHSGRPAQAAPWIERTLAIRLEALGEAHPDSIDSRLAVASLRRAEGDVEAAREHVVAALALAEEHLGETSELAAEARDALAGLESGSTSDLDASPGAVPDVDSTAAATAVERGSE, via the coding sequence ATGGATCGACGCGACACGGAAGGCCGGGGCTTCGACTGGAACGAGCTCTCGCTCGAGTTCGACCGCCTGGCCGAGGCGGCCCCGGCCGAGCGCGCCGAGCGCCTCGCCGACCTGCGCGCGGATCATCCCGACCTGGCCCGCGAGCTCGAATCGCTGCTCGACAGCCTCGATCGCGCGCCGGGCTTTCTCGAGCGCCCGGCGCTGGACCTCGCCGACGCCGACCCGCTGCCGGCGTCGATCGGACCCTACCGCGTGCTCGAACGGCTCGGCCACGGCGGCATGGCCACGGTCTACCGCGGCCGGCGCGACGAGGCCGGTCTCGAGCAGCAGGTCGCCATCAAGGTGGTGCGGACCCGGCCCGGCGACACGGCCCTGCTCGATCGCTTCGCCCAGGAAGCCCGGGTCCTGTCGCGACTCGACCATCCGGGTATCGCGCGCCCGCTCGACGCCGGCATGCTCGATCCCGAAACCGCGTGGCTGGCGATGGACTACGTCGACGGGCAACCGGTGGATCGATACTGCGAGGCCCACGGAATCGATCGCGAGGCGCGCATCGAACTTCTGATCCGGATCTGCGAAGCGGTCCAGTTCGCCCACCGCAACCTGGTCGTCCACCGGGACATCAAGCCCGCCAACGTGCTCGTCGACCGCGACGGCCGCCCGCGCCTGGTCGACTTCGGCATCGCCCGGATCCTGGGGGCCGACGAGGACGTGCGACTGACCCGGACCGGCGAGCTGGCGCTGACGCCGCAGTACGCGAGCCCGGAGCAGTTCGCCGGCGAGCCGGTCACCACGGCTACCGACGTCTATGCCCTGGGTGCGCTGGCCTACGAGCTGCTCTGCGGCCGCCCGCCGCTGGCCTGCGACGGCATGAACTTAGCCGCCCTCCTCGAGCAGGTCCGCGGCACGCTCCCCGAGCGCCCCAGCCAGGCGGCCGGCGACGCCTCGATGCGCGGCGATCTCGACGCCATCCTGATGATGGCGCTGCGCAAGGAACCCGAGCGCCGCTACGCCAGCGCCGGCGACCTGGCCGCCGACCTGCGCCGTCACCTGCGCGGCGAACCCGTCCTGGCGCACCCCGACCGCGTCGGCTACCGGGTCGGCAAGTTCCTGCGCCGCTACCGGACCGGGGTCGCCGCGTCGCTGCTGTTCGTGATCGCGCTGGCCGCGCTGGCCGCGGTCGCGACCGGACAGGCGTGGCGGGCGCAGCAGGCCCGGGCCGACGCCGAACGCGAAACCGAGCGCGCCGTGCAGGTCCTCGCTTTCTTCCAGGACATGCTGCAGTCGGCCGATCCCTCGATCGCCCAGGGGGAATCGCCCACGGTCCGCCAGCTGCTCGAGCGCACGGCCGCCGAACTGGACGACGCCGACCTGCCGCCGCTGGCGCGGGCCACGGTGGAGGAAACCGTGGCGTCCACCCTGCTCTCCCTCGGCGAGCCGGATGCCGGTCTGCCGCTGGCGCGCGCGGCGTCGAACCGCCTCGCCGCCGCCCTCGGCGAACTCCACCCGAGGACGCTGGCCGCCCGTCATGCTGAGGCGCGGTTCCACCTGTACCTCGCCGACTACGACGCGGCCATCGACCTCCTCGAGCCGACGTTCACCCGTCGCATGCAGGTGCTGGGTCGCTCGATGGACACCATGTCGACGCTGCACAACCTGTCGTATGCCTACGCCGGCGCCGGCCAGATCGAGCGCGCGCTGGAACTCGACCGTGTCCAGCTCGAGATCGTCGAGTCGATCAGCGGACCCGGCAGCCCCGAGGCGCTGACCACGATGCTCAGCATCGGCCACGGACTGTTCGAGCTGGGCCGGCTGGACGAAGCCCGCGACGTCTTCGAGCGGGTCCACGACGGACAGCGCGCACATCTGGGCGATCGTCACCCCACGACCCTGAGCGCGCTGCACAACCTGGCCACGGTCACCCGCAGGCTCGGCGAGATCGAGCGGGCCGAGGCCATGTATGCCGACCTCGTCGAGCTGCGCATGGACGTGCTCGGCGAGCGGCACGCGCAGACGCTCAATACCATGAACAACCTCGGCGAGTTGTACCTGCACAGCGGTCGCCCGGCGCAGGCGGCGCCCTGGATCGAGCGAACGCTGGCGATCCGCCTGGAGGCCCTCGGCGAGGCCCATCCCGACAGCATCGATTCGCGCCTTGCGGTCGCCAGCCTGCGCCGCGCCGAGGGGGACGTCGAAGCGGCGCGCGAGCACGTCGTCGCCGCCCTGGCCCTCGCCGAGGAGCACCTGGGCGAGACCTCCGAACTGGCCGCCGAAGCGCGGGACGCCCTGGCCGGCCTGGAGAGCGGATCGACCAGCGACCTCGACGCATCGCCGGGCGCGGTGCCGGACGTCGACTCGACCGCAGCGGCGACTGCAGTGGAGCGCGGAAGCGAATAA